Proteins co-encoded in one Bremerella sp. TYQ1 genomic window:
- the bioF gene encoding 8-amino-7-oxononanoate synthase, whose translation MSDSLDWIPEQLDLLQAMERRRDVHVRATPQGATVAWKDATLINFGSNDYLDLAADNRLAEAAQKAIEQDGWGSGASPLITGHGRQQRELEKALAAFEGTEAALTFSSGFAANAGTIDAVTDRGDVILSDEKNHASIIDGTRLSKATVRVYPHRDVDYLENLLKQCGTFRRRLIVTDTLFSMDGTIAPLEELVELAEQYNAMLMVDEAHATGVFGNHGHGLCEHFGVEDRVPIRVGTFSKALGGHGGFVVGSQALIDWLVNRSRPYIFSTAAPAANAAAMLASLEIVQSEPSRRIAVMEHADYLRKKLREQGWSLGDSQSQIIPIIVGTETLAMELSAKLFQLGMLVPGIRPPSVPDGECLLRISLSAGHTRQHLDTLVEALGTVRF comes from the coding sequence ATGTCTGATTCGCTCGATTGGATTCCTGAACAGCTCGATCTTCTCCAGGCCATGGAGCGTCGCCGTGACGTTCATGTTCGAGCGACACCTCAAGGGGCGACTGTGGCGTGGAAAGATGCGACGCTGATCAACTTTGGCAGCAACGACTACCTCGATCTGGCCGCCGATAACCGCCTTGCCGAAGCGGCTCAAAAGGCGATCGAGCAAGATGGTTGGGGAAGTGGGGCGAGTCCTTTAATCACGGGGCATGGTCGCCAGCAGCGAGAGTTGGAGAAGGCCCTTGCCGCGTTCGAAGGAACCGAAGCCGCACTGACATTTTCTAGTGGCTTCGCTGCAAATGCCGGGACGATCGATGCAGTAACCGATCGTGGCGATGTCATTCTGAGCGACGAAAAGAATCATGCGAGCATTATCGATGGCACGCGGCTTTCCAAAGCGACCGTAAGAGTGTACCCGCACCGCGACGTGGACTATCTCGAGAACCTGCTCAAACAGTGCGGCACGTTTCGCCGGCGATTGATCGTGACCGATACGCTCTTCAGCATGGATGGCACGATCGCTCCGCTGGAAGAGTTGGTCGAACTCGCTGAGCAATATAACGCCATGCTGATGGTCGATGAAGCGCATGCGACTGGGGTGTTCGGCAACCATGGGCATGGGCTGTGCGAACACTTCGGTGTGGAAGACCGAGTGCCGATCCGTGTCGGTACGTTCAGCAAAGCACTCGGCGGCCATGGTGGGTTCGTTGTTGGTTCGCAAGCTCTGATCGACTGGCTGGTCAATCGCTCGCGTCCCTATATCTTTTCAACCGCCGCCCCGGCCGCAAATGCCGCCGCTATGTTGGCGTCGCTGGAAATCGTGCAGAGCGAACCATCACGGCGGATTGCGGTGATGGAGCACGCCGACTATTTGCGAAAGAAACTTCGCGAGCAAGGGTGGAGTTTGGGAGACAGCCAAAGTCAGATCATCCCGATTATCGTCGGTACCGAGACACTGGCGATGGAGCTTTCGGCGAAGTTATTTCAATTGGGCATGCTTGTCCCCGGCATTCGTCCCCCGTCGGTTCCTGACGGGGAGTGTCTCCTGCGGATCAGTCTTTCCGCAGGTCACACGCGGCAGCACTTGGACACGTTGGTCGAAGCCTTGGGGACCGTTCGTTTCTAA
- a CDS encoding FxsA family protein: MSPADQSFRRSHAAALGHVGRSLGDRSFLSFSNWRRITAWYYSTKSKTFSLRIRTIQIFALLLALFVTVPLVELFLLLWLSHATSIWVTFGTVLFTGILGSLLARSQGFSTWQKIQSQLAAGQMPGSAMADAAMIFAAGALLMTPGLLTDGVGFAMLIPPCRAWIKARFLSWAKSKFHIQASTTVDGETRTYRSSPGRSEVVDSYIVPDQKDHKAIEE; the protein is encoded by the coding sequence GTGTCTCCTGCGGATCAGTCTTTCCGCAGGTCACACGCGGCAGCACTTGGACACGTTGGTCGAAGCCTTGGGGACCGTTCGTTTCTAAGCTTTTCCAATTGGCGACGAATAACGGCATGGTATTATTCCACTAAGAGTAAGACGTTTTCACTTCGGATCAGAACCATTCAAATCTTTGCTCTCTTACTTGCGTTATTCGTCACCGTTCCCTTGGTGGAACTTTTTCTATTGCTATGGCTTTCTCATGCCACCAGCATTTGGGTGACGTTCGGAACCGTGCTTTTCACCGGCATCCTGGGCTCACTGCTGGCGCGAAGCCAAGGCTTTTCGACGTGGCAGAAAATTCAGTCGCAGCTAGCCGCTGGACAAATGCCTGGCAGTGCGATGGCCGATGCGGCGATGATCTTTGCCGCAGGGGCGTTGCTGATGACGCCTGGTCTTTTAACCGATGGGGTTGGTTTCGCGATGCTAATTCCGCCCTGCCGGGCATGGATCAAGGCACGCTTTCTCAGTTGGGCCAAGTCGAAGTTTCATATCCAAGCCAGCACCACCGTCGACGGCGAAACACGAACCTATCGCAGCTCGCCAGGCCGATCGGAAGTGGTCGACTCGTACATCGTGCCCGATCAGAAAGACCATAAGGCAATCGAAGAATAA
- a CDS encoding FHIPEP family type III secretion protein, whose translation MDYASILARYIGREVYVSTFGHVRLRGELAAVYEDCVRLINASTSQESEDAPWSSSVTDFTEEGTTPDGSEALVHFHHIVAIRCGDDELMDLPVLPEFHSEGPGQIVENDPPQAELDGQEPWEAFLEIDRLTLEMGQKLVKLVHPESTDIMQRTSAIRCHLADALGIVIPRLRLRDSLDLGDQEYRVLIDQYEVARGRLGPGQYLALDMGTSSGTLDGVRGIDPTFGGPGIWIQESQQQEAEQLGYLVIDPAMLIITHLQETLRRHAHEILTLGDVREMLERLRDRSPGEFEEIRSSPMTVSMLHAVLRRLLEEGESIKNFSRIVEILALHGHRNQEIESLVAMVRVRLGRQLVQRYIDADGKVHAVGLDRELEKPLLQMSDEEAGRQVRGWMERLVDVLRESFGRLDDQQRPVAVIVSSELRTRLWQILSPHFPQITVLSLAEIPRGTEIYWQMIISPEEVGALEPAVKRNPHPAVAKDATYRPSKGKMTEHLAEELPPRRPR comes from the coding sequence ATGGATTATGCGTCGATTCTGGCTCGTTACATCGGCAGGGAAGTTTATGTATCGACATTTGGCCACGTACGCCTACGTGGAGAACTGGCCGCAGTTTACGAAGATTGCGTCCGTCTTATAAACGCCTCGACTTCGCAAGAGTCGGAGGATGCTCCGTGGTCTAGCTCGGTAACGGATTTTACCGAAGAGGGGACCACACCTGATGGCTCAGAAGCATTGGTTCACTTTCATCACATCGTGGCGATTCGCTGCGGAGATGACGAACTGATGGACCTTCCTGTGCTACCAGAATTCCACTCGGAAGGGCCGGGACAGATCGTGGAAAACGATCCCCCCCAGGCCGAACTTGACGGGCAGGAACCGTGGGAAGCGTTTCTGGAGATCGACCGCTTAACCCTGGAAATGGGACAAAAGTTGGTCAAATTGGTCCATCCCGAGTCGACCGATATCATGCAACGAACCTCCGCGATTCGTTGCCATTTGGCCGATGCGCTGGGGATCGTTATTCCACGGCTGCGGCTGCGAGACTCGCTCGATCTGGGCGATCAGGAATACCGCGTACTGATCGATCAGTATGAAGTCGCACGAGGGCGTCTCGGTCCCGGGCAATACTTGGCCCTCGACATGGGAACCTCCAGTGGAACGCTGGACGGCGTTCGCGGAATCGATCCAACATTCGGTGGCCCTGGCATCTGGATTCAAGAGAGCCAACAGCAAGAGGCCGAGCAGCTGGGGTACCTGGTCATCGATCCAGCCATGCTGATCATTACCCACCTGCAGGAAACACTGCGCCGGCATGCCCACGAGATTTTGACGCTCGGCGATGTGCGGGAAATGCTTGAACGCCTCCGTGATCGCTCACCGGGCGAGTTCGAGGAAATCCGCTCCAGCCCGATGACAGTGTCCATGCTGCACGCTGTTTTGCGTCGGCTTTTAGAAGAAGGGGAGTCGATCAAGAACTTCTCCCGCATCGTCGAGATTTTGGCACTGCACGGACATCGCAATCAAGAGATCGAGTCTTTGGTGGCCATGGTCCGCGTAAGACTGGGGCGACAGTTGGTGCAGCGTTACATCGACGCCGACGGTAAAGTCCACGCGGTGGGTCTCGATCGCGAACTGGAAAAACCGCTGTTACAGATGAGCGACGAAGAAGCTGGCCGGCAAGTTCGCGGCTGGATGGAACGTCTGGTCGATGTGCTGCGGGAATCGTTCGGTCGCTTGGATGATCAGCAGCGTCCTGTTGCCGTGATCGTTTCCTCCGAACTACGAACGCGCTTGTGGCAGATATTGTCGCCTCACTTCCCGCAGATCACGGTGCTGAGCCTGGCCGAGATTCCGCGGGGGACCGAAATCTATTGGCAGATGATTATCTCGCCTGAGGAGGTCGGAGCACTGGAGCCAGCCGTCAAACGCAATCCGCATCCAGCGGTAGCTAAAGATGCGACCTATCGCCCTAGCAAAGGGAAGATGACGGAGCATCTTGCCGAAGAGCTGCCACCGAGACGGCCTCGTTAG
- a CDS encoding PhoH family protein: MISQSVQTQLKLFVLDTNVILHDARSFQNFEEHDVALPITVLEELDRFKKGNEDINFQAREFLRQIDQMTGDLLSAEGANLGEDQGRLRVVITNELDARLHQVFLNDSPDNRILNTALHLQHYVKDRRVILITKDVNLRMKAKSLGLQSQDYINDKIESFDSLYSGRRILENITTEQIDRFYQDSGNVQLEDFPEVEAPIANENFVLRNGSKSVLATFNQEEQILRRIEKYSPYGIKPRNAEQVFAIKALMDDNIKLVTLAGKAGTGKTLLALSSALACSSAYRQILLARPVVPLSNRDLGYLPGDISAKMDPYMQPLFDNLSVIRHQFNDTDKEAQRINRMLEQEKLVITPLAYIRGRSLQRMYMIVDEAQNLTPHEVKTIITRAGEGTKIVFTGDINQIDHPYLDSLSNGLSTMINRMKGQDLYAHISLEKGERSELADIASELL, encoded by the coding sequence ATGATTAGTCAGTCGGTGCAGACTCAGTTAAAGCTTTTCGTTCTCGACACCAACGTTATCTTGCACGACGCAAGATCCTTCCAAAACTTCGAGGAACATGACGTCGCGTTGCCGATCACTGTCCTCGAAGAACTGGACAGGTTCAAAAAAGGTAACGAGGACATCAACTTCCAGGCCCGCGAATTTCTTCGCCAAATCGACCAGATGACCGGAGACTTGCTCTCCGCGGAAGGGGCGAATCTTGGGGAGGACCAAGGCCGGCTCCGGGTGGTAATCACCAACGAGCTAGACGCCCGGCTCCACCAGGTCTTCCTGAACGACTCGCCTGATAATCGAATCCTCAACACGGCCCTGCATCTTCAACATTATGTGAAAGATCGCAGGGTCATTCTCATTACCAAGGACGTAAACCTTCGGATGAAGGCGAAAAGTCTTGGCCTTCAGTCGCAAGACTACATCAACGACAAAATCGAAAGCTTCGACAGTCTTTATTCAGGACGTCGAATCCTCGAGAACATCACCACCGAACAGATCGATCGCTTCTACCAAGATTCCGGCAACGTCCAGCTGGAAGACTTTCCCGAAGTCGAAGCGCCGATCGCCAACGAAAACTTCGTGCTGCGAAACGGTTCGAAGTCGGTGCTTGCCACCTTCAATCAGGAAGAGCAAATCCTGCGAAGGATCGAGAAGTACAGCCCTTACGGCATCAAGCCACGCAACGCGGAACAAGTCTTCGCGATCAAAGCGTTGATGGACGACAACATCAAGTTGGTCACGTTGGCCGGCAAAGCAGGTACCGGGAAAACGCTGCTGGCGTTGTCATCGGCATTGGCTTGCTCGTCTGCATATCGACAGATCTTGCTTGCTCGTCCGGTCGTTCCGCTTTCCAATCGAGACCTCGGTTACTTGCCAGGTGACATCTCCGCGAAGATGGATCCTTACATGCAACCGTTGTTCGATAACCTCTCGGTGATTCGGCATCAGTTCAACGATACCGACAAAGAGGCCCAGCGGATCAACCGCATGCTCGAGCAGGAAAAGCTGGTCATCACGCCGCTGGCTTACATTCGTGGTCGTAGTTTGCAGCGGATGTATATGATTGTTGACGAAGCTCAGAACCTGACTCCGCACGAGGTGAAAACGATCATCACCCGGGCCGGCGAAGGAACCAAGATCGTCTTTACCGGCGACATCAACCAGATCGACCATCCTTATCTGGATAGTCTTTCCAACGGTTTGTCGACCATGATCAACCGGATGAAAGGGCAAGACTTGTACGCCCACATCTCGCTCGAGAAAGGCGAACGCTCCGAACTCGCCGACATCGCCAGCGAACTCCTGTAA
- a CDS encoding S9 family peptidase: protein MTTLRVLFVLLVLSTIASTATAQQAPDLNNVSVNFQLLGMKVVPAQMHDATTPEQHEAWRKKMHATVVELLGEMPDPIPLEVTWEEEKKFDKFTRHKIYVRGELNYRIPVYYFVPHDLNKKTPAIVCLHGHSGIDPYIRLNETPAQKKKTDEHALDYAVYMAEHGYITAAIVVRGWNETAGRQDYGIKSPRRSCHETTMNAFLMGMTPQGIRCWDAMRVIDFLETQDQVDPQRIGVCGLSGGGTLTMYLPILDDRVKLAMIAGAFSEYRTSIYAIHHCICNTLPGIMREGEMADVVALHAPRPVLLINGIDDRIFPIDGARKEYARLKKVYELLGCPENVDADFFEGGHAWSNNKTLAFLKQHFGE, encoded by the coding sequence ATGACGACGCTTCGTGTGCTATTCGTGCTTTTGGTTCTTTCCACCATCGCCTCTACGGCAACGGCTCAACAAGCTCCTGACTTAAACAACGTCAGTGTCAACTTCCAGCTTCTCGGAATGAAGGTTGTTCCCGCTCAGATGCACGATGCGACCACGCCGGAGCAGCACGAAGCGTGGCGGAAAAAGATGCATGCCACGGTCGTCGAACTGTTGGGAGAAATGCCGGATCCGATCCCGTTGGAAGTGACATGGGAGGAAGAGAAGAAATTCGACAAGTTCACGCGCCACAAAATCTACGTTCGTGGCGAATTGAACTATCGAATCCCCGTCTATTACTTTGTGCCGCACGACTTGAACAAGAAAACTCCGGCAATCGTCTGCCTGCATGGGCACAGCGGCATCGATCCTTATATTCGCTTGAACGAAACGCCGGCACAAAAAAAGAAGACCGACGAGCACGCACTCGATTACGCCGTTTACATGGCCGAGCATGGTTACATTACCGCGGCAATTGTCGTGCGGGGTTGGAACGAAACAGCCGGGCGGCAAGATTACGGGATCAAGTCTCCGCGTCGTAGTTGTCACGAGACGACGATGAACGCGTTTCTGATGGGCATGACCCCGCAAGGAATTCGCTGCTGGGATGCCATGCGGGTGATCGACTTTCTGGAAACGCAAGATCAAGTCGATCCACAACGCATCGGTGTTTGCGGCCTATCGGGAGGTGGTACGCTAACGATGTACCTGCCGATCTTGGACGATCGTGTCAAGCTCGCGATGATCGCAGGGGCTTTCTCCGAGTACCGAACATCGATCTACGCCATCCATCACTGCATCTGCAACACGTTGCCTGGCATCATGCGCGAAGGCGAGATGGCTGATGTCGTTGCGTTGCACGCCCCGCGCCCGGTCTTGCTGATCAATGGCATCGACGATCGTATTTTCCCAATCGACGGAGCAAGGAAAGAGTATGCCCGACTCAAAAAGGTGTACGAGCTGTTAGGTTGCCCCGAAAACGTCGATGCCGATTTCTTTGAAGGTGGCCATGCCTGGTCCAACAACAAGACGTTGGCTTTCCTGAAGCAACATTTCGGCGAATGA
- a CDS encoding rhamnogalacturonan acetylesterase has protein sequence MMRAPMFFRSASKLFYCVLPLLTFLLLSPNVHADKPSGPWKFDLGDGPAGDGYVPVGSKSIYSDEQQFGFDLNTSPRSIEREDNNDVRSDAMTSDEPFFFSAKLPEGNYRVTVTFGDAENATSTWVKAESRRLMLTEVATRPGEFEQRAFTVNIRTPALPDGDHVGLKTREQGVLHWDDKLTLEFSGKSPSINAIEIEAVPEATTIYLLGDSTVTDQPREPWNSWGQMLPRFFGPEVAVANHAESGESIKGSLRARRVKKVLTSLKPGDYVLVQFGHNDMKDKAPDALAKYKMNYEQLVEDVRSRGATPVLITSMERKAGVKQLTLQGYPDAVRDVAKAKDVALIDLQTTSVTLYKALGDQLGAAFQDGTHHNAYGSYLLANCVAEGIRDNVPELATHLRTDVPPFDPHKPMPPKAFRVPPSPSVDLTKPDGS, from the coding sequence ATGATGCGTGCCCCTATGTTCTTCCGGTCGGCTTCTAAACTGTTCTATTGTGTGCTGCCGCTGCTGACGTTTCTGCTGCTGAGTCCGAACGTGCATGCCGACAAACCGAGCGGGCCCTGGAAGTTCGACCTAGGCGATGGCCCTGCAGGCGATGGCTATGTTCCTGTGGGAAGTAAGAGTATCTACTCCGACGAACAGCAGTTTGGGTTCGATCTAAATACGTCGCCCCGGTCGATCGAACGAGAAGACAACAATGACGTCCGCAGCGATGCGATGACGAGCGACGAACCGTTCTTTTTCTCGGCGAAGCTACCGGAAGGAAATTACCGCGTGACGGTAACTTTCGGCGATGCCGAGAACGCAACATCGACTTGGGTCAAAGCAGAGTCGCGCCGCTTGATGCTCACCGAAGTGGCCACGCGGCCAGGCGAATTCGAGCAGCGAGCATTTACCGTTAACATACGCACTCCAGCTCTGCCGGACGGCGACCATGTCGGATTGAAAACGCGCGAGCAGGGCGTGCTTCACTGGGACGATAAACTAACGCTCGAATTCAGTGGCAAGTCGCCATCGATTAACGCGATTGAAATAGAAGCGGTTCCAGAGGCAACGACCATCTATCTGTTGGGCGATTCGACCGTCACCGATCAACCGCGAGAGCCATGGAACAGTTGGGGACAGATGCTACCCCGATTTTTCGGACCGGAGGTTGCGGTTGCCAATCATGCGGAGTCAGGAGAATCGATCAAGGGCTCGCTCCGGGCCCGACGTGTGAAGAAGGTCCTGACGTCACTCAAGCCTGGCGATTACGTGCTCGTTCAGTTTGGGCACAACGACATGAAGGACAAAGCACCTGACGCGTTGGCCAAGTACAAGATGAACTACGAACAACTTGTGGAGGATGTCCGTTCCCGAGGAGCGACTCCGGTGCTGATCACCTCGATGGAACGAAAAGCTGGCGTCAAACAACTAACCCTGCAAGGCTACCCCGATGCCGTTCGAGACGTAGCCAAAGCGAAAGACGTGGCGTTGATCGATCTGCAGACAACGAGTGTTACGTTGTACAAGGCCCTGGGAGACCAACTCGGAGCGGCGTTTCAAGACGGCACGCACCACAATGCCTACGGCAGTTACCTGTTGGCCAACTGCGTAGCAGAAGGCATTCGTGACAACGTACCGGAATTGGCGACGCATCTGCGAACGGACGTGCCGCCGTTCGATCCGCACAAACCGATGCCTCCCAAAGCGTTCCGTGTGCCGCCAAGTCCAAGTGTGGATTTAACGAAACCAGATGGAAGTTAA
- a CDS encoding sulfatase-like hydrolase/transferase, which translates to MHKLFSLSIAVVALLLVSTNCLAQERLPNLVVIMADDLGIEGVGCYGGKSYETPNLDALAQGGLQFTHCFANPVCSPTRAQMLTGRYPFRNGIPRIIYLPDQHREFLDPAKETSFATQLKQKGYATAMAGKWQLSFLNERDLLAGHGFDESQMWQIFHNGEKTSRYANPTMRQNGKVLQKELHGGYGPEANVEFLIDFMRRHKDQPFLVYYTALLPHYPWEPTPNSDEPLKAANGDGDKRYMKDMVEYLDFQVGQIVAALDAMKLRDNTLILFTGDNGCDRRITSNWSDGNVSRNVHGGKGTMTDRGIRVPLIANWPGTIKPNQVNNDLIDLSDLMPTMLELADAPQPKQYLDGRSFAPQLLGKEGAKRDWIYAHYGNKRLVRNRDYFLLNGTTLRPVVDFGLPPGKSLKENLSPEQQQAKQQLEAVYAELDNAEK; encoded by the coding sequence ATGCACAAGCTGTTTTCTCTTTCGATCGCTGTAGTTGCCCTACTGCTGGTTTCCACGAATTGCCTCGCTCAAGAGCGACTTCCCAATCTGGTCGTCATCATGGCGGACGATCTCGGCATAGAAGGGGTCGGGTGCTACGGAGGAAAGTCGTACGAAACGCCCAATCTCGATGCGTTGGCCCAAGGTGGCTTGCAGTTCACGCATTGCTTCGCCAATCCGGTTTGCTCGCCGACACGGGCCCAGATGCTCACCGGGCGATATCCGTTTCGCAACGGCATTCCTCGTATTATTTACCTGCCGGATCAGCATCGCGAATTCCTCGACCCTGCCAAGGAAACAAGCTTCGCCACGCAGCTTAAGCAAAAAGGGTACGCTACGGCGATGGCCGGGAAGTGGCAGCTGTCGTTTCTGAACGAGCGCGATTTGTTGGCCGGTCATGGCTTCGACGAGTCGCAGATGTGGCAGATCTTCCATAACGGCGAAAAGACCTCGCGTTATGCAAACCCGACCATGCGTCAAAACGGCAAAGTACTGCAGAAAGAACTGCATGGCGGCTACGGACCAGAAGCAAATGTCGAGTTTCTGATCGACTTCATGCGACGGCATAAGGACCAGCCGTTTCTGGTTTACTATACGGCATTATTGCCACATTACCCTTGGGAGCCGACCCCCAACAGCGACGAACCATTGAAGGCAGCCAACGGCGATGGTGATAAGCGGTACATGAAAGACATGGTCGAGTATCTTGACTTTCAGGTCGGCCAAATCGTCGCGGCACTCGACGCAATGAAGCTTCGCGACAACACCCTCATCTTGTTCACCGGCGACAACGGATGCGACCGACGCATCACGTCAAACTGGTCCGATGGAAACGTCTCGCGAAACGTTCACGGCGGCAAAGGGACGATGACCGATCGCGGAATCAGGGTCCCTCTCATCGCCAACTGGCCCGGCACGATCAAGCCGAATCAGGTCAACAACGACTTGATCGATCTTTCTGACTTGATGCCGACAATGCTGGAGCTTGCCGACGCTCCTCAACCGAAGCAATATCTCGACGGCCGCAGCTTTGCCCCGCAACTGCTGGGCAAAGAAGGAGCCAAGCGAGACTGGATTTACGCTCACTACGGCAACAAACGCTTGGTTCGCAATCGAGACTATTTCCTGCTCAACGGAACGACGCTTCGTCCCGTGGTCGACTTTGGTTTGCCACCAGGGAAGTCGCTCAAAGAGAACCTCTCTCCAGAACAGCAGCAAGCCAAGCAGCAGCTTGAAGCTGTCTACGCCGAACTGGACAACGCCGAGAAATAG
- a CDS encoding right-handed parallel beta-helix repeat-containing protein, which translates to MKTPAFSMLFVLLFAASSLAEPITTVEALVQAVQEGEEGATITIGPGTFELAGPLEPKSGMTLQGAGIGKTVITHVDRWKPSTKTLPDPEMKTNGMDTQAYLFRLQDKAAGVTIANMTLRGPQLHGAIFGYGNEDLHLHHLRIEDFLWSGIRTFAMQRAKIHDCEFIDAGGRWERGQPGTRGGITGGAIFAIWMKDSEIAHNRFTRTQMAKEKEFYGIKCRQGKRCRVHHNTIEVNFSMEFPFENDEDVEIDHNICHGTLSIPKHAGGPVPESGRTFHIHHNYLRDSYSIEFVRNGVEIDHNRFDFDTEKDHGNLISGFGKAPASGPAVFHNNLISNPGRGVIWINEPYNHLTVRNNHIRTSTTKTPRTEGLFGLNRECDFKTIAIRDNVIECEGEARPLLRNEESYAMSITNNRLTNVSDTDRYENRKTDAKVGLEKPLKFDCGVYSELTVDGWETRPSQGTR; encoded by the coding sequence ATGAAAACGCCTGCGTTCTCAATGCTATTCGTGTTGCTGTTTGCCGCTTCTTCTCTCGCCGAGCCGATCACTACCGTTGAAGCACTCGTTCAAGCGGTGCAAGAAGGCGAAGAAGGAGCGACGATTACGATCGGCCCTGGCACGTTTGAACTGGCAGGTCCCCTCGAACCGAAATCGGGAATGACCCTACAAGGTGCCGGAATCGGTAAGACCGTTATCACGCACGTCGATCGCTGGAAGCCTTCGACGAAGACGCTTCCCGACCCAGAGATGAAAACAAACGGCATGGATACCCAGGCTTATCTTTTTCGCCTGCAAGATAAAGCGGCCGGCGTGACGATTGCCAACATGACTTTGCGTGGCCCGCAGTTGCATGGGGCCATCTTTGGTTATGGCAACGAAGACTTGCATTTGCATCACCTGCGTATCGAAGATTTCCTGTGGAGCGGTATTCGTACATTCGCCATGCAGCGAGCCAAGATTCATGACTGCGAATTCATCGACGCCGGCGGCCGCTGGGAACGAGGCCAGCCTGGCACACGCGGAGGTATCACCGGTGGAGCGATCTTCGCGATCTGGATGAAAGATAGCGAGATCGCTCATAACCGATTCACGCGGACGCAGATGGCAAAAGAAAAAGAGTTTTACGGCATCAAATGTCGTCAAGGAAAACGATGCCGGGTTCATCACAACACGATCGAAGTCAACTTCTCGATGGAGTTCCCTTTTGAAAATGATGAGGACGTCGAAATCGACCACAACATTTGTCACGGAACACTCTCGATCCCCAAGCATGCCGGCGGACCTGTTCCGGAAAGTGGGCGGACGTTTCATATCCATCACAACTATCTGCGCGACAGCTACTCGATTGAGTTCGTTCGCAATGGCGTGGAGATCGATCACAACCGATTCGACTTCGACACCGAGAAAGATCACGGAAACCTGATCTCTGGTTTTGGCAAAGCGCCCGCTTCAGGCCCCGCCGTTTTCCACAACAATTTGATCAGCAACCCTGGCCGTGGTGTGATTTGGATTAACGAACCATACAACCATTTGACGGTGCGGAATAATCACATCCGCACCAGCACCACAAAAACGCCTCGCACGGAAGGTTTGTTTGGGCTGAATCGCGAATGCGACTTTAAGACGATCGCCATCCGCGACAATGTGATCGAGTGTGAAGGAGAAGCCCGGCCGTTGCTCAGAAACGAAGAAAGCTACGCGATGTCGATTACCAACAATCGGCTGACCAACGTGAGCGACACCGACCGCTACGAAAACCGCAAGACCGACGCAAAAGTCGGACTCGAAAAGCCGCTGAAATTTGATTGCGGCGTTTATAGCGAACTGACCGTCGACGGCTGGGAAACGCGTCCTTCGCAGGGGACGCGTTAG
- a CDS encoding nucleoside monophosphate kinase, whose amino-acid sequence MHKYVFMGVQGSGKGTQAKLLEQHLDLTHIGVGDILRWNIKNHTKLAAKIKRILNAGKLVDDEIVEEIVQRRLQEHDWNFGFILDGFPRNANQAGFFLESYDIDAVVHIVVPDEVIKKRVLARRLCEDCGVDFNVIDHRPKIEGRCDICGGKLIRRQDDTEEVLANRLAEYHEKTKPVLEIFRRKELVVEVDGTQPVDSVQNEIRRALDIV is encoded by the coding sequence ATGCACAAGTATGTGTTCATGGGCGTACAGGGTTCCGGGAAAGGGACCCAGGCCAAACTGTTGGAACAGCATCTCGACCTGACGCATATCGGTGTTGGGGACATTCTGCGGTGGAATATCAAAAACCACACCAAGCTGGCCGCGAAGATCAAGCGTATTCTCAATGCGGGGAAGTTGGTCGATGACGAAATCGTCGAAGAGATCGTCCAGCGTCGCCTCCAAGAGCATGACTGGAACTTTGGTTTCATTCTGGATGGCTTTCCTCGCAACGCCAATCAGGCCGGGTTCTTCCTGGAAAGCTACGACATCGACGCGGTTGTTCATATTGTCGTGCCGGACGAAGTGATCAAGAAGCGTGTCCTTGCACGCCGCTTGTGCGAAGACTGCGGCGTCGACTTCAACGTGATCGATCACCGTCCGAAGATCGAAGGTCGCTGCGATATCTGTGGCGGCAAGCTGATTCGCCGGCAAGACGACACCGAAGAAGTTCTCGCCAATCGATTGGCCGAATACCACGAAAAGACCAAGCCGGTGCTGGAAATCTTCCGCCGCAAAGAACTTGTCGTCGAAGTCGACGGAACCCAGCCGGTCGACTCGGTCCAGAACGAAATCCGTAGGGCGTTGGATATCGTCTAG